The following are from one region of the Betta splendens chromosome 15, fBetSpl5.4, whole genome shotgun sequence genome:
- the morn4 gene encoding MORN repeat-containing protein 4: protein MTLTRGSFTYASGEEYHGEWKEGRRHGVGQLKFQDGTCYSGQFENGLFHGSGVLLFIDGSRYEGEFAHGKFQGAGVFSRYDGMKFEGEFKDGRVEGRGLLTFPDGSHGVPRNEGFFQNHKLQKRERCPGVVQHAQASAANARCLVL, encoded by the exons ATGACTCTGACCAGGGGATCTTTCACCTATGCCAGTGGAGAAGAGTACCACGGCGAGTGGAAAGAAG GTCGGAGGCACGGTGTCGGCCAGCTCAAGTTTCAGGATGGAACCTGCTACTCCGGCCAGTTCGAGAATGGACTCTTCCACGGCTCTGGTGTTCTTCTCTTTATAGACGGATCCAG ATACGAAGGAGAGTTCGCACATGGGAAGTTTCAAGGTGCGGGGGTGTTTAGTCGATATGATGGCATGAAGTTTGAAGGAGAATTCAAAGATGGGCGCGTAGAGGGCCGCG GGTTATTGACTTTTCCGGACGGCTCTCACGGCGTCCCTCGAAACGAGGGCTTTTTTCAAAACCACAAGctgcagaagagagagaggtgtCCGGGCGTGGTGCAGCACGCGCAGGCGTCCGCCGCCAACGCCCGCTGTCTGGTGCTCTGA